The sequence below is a genomic window from Thermoflavifilum sp..
TAAGCCAAGCCTGTCAATTAACGACCGGTAGGCCTCCAGATTAGTTCTCGACAGATACGTCAATAACCGTTTGCGCTGGCCAACCAGCTTCATCAAGCCACGGGTGGTGGAAAAATCTTTTTTGTGTTGTTTTAAATGTTCGGAAATATGATCAATTCGGTAAGTGAGCAGAGCCACCTGGGCACAAACATCACCCGTATTTTTTTCATGGCCTCCAAATTCTTTAATCAGCTCTGCCTTTTTTTCCTTGGTGAAATAAGATGACATGGGTATATCGCTTAAAACAATGCCCTGCAAAGGTAGGATAATTTATGTTAATATCCATGGGTTTTGCTTTCGCGATATTTTTTGTATCGTTTGTGGAATTTTTCCAAAACATGCCGCTCCTGTGCTTTATCTTTAAATATGATTTTTCAGCGAAACCCAAACTACTCTCCACTTAACCATGCTTCAGCCTTATAGCAGGAGTGTTTTAAATAAATCTTTATGCACATTTTATATTTAGTTACACTGGATAACGAACATGATGCCGGTAAAATCTATAAAATCCGCGATCGGGTAAATTACTGGCGCAGTGTCGGACACACGGTACGGGTCTGGATCCTTTCCCGCGACCATGAATATGCAATACGAGGCCTGAGTGAGCTTGAAGGCGTAAAGGTGTTCAATGCCATGCCCTTTCATTTGCCACTGGCCAGTAAGTTAAAATGGATAAAAAAAGCAGAGCGTTATTTGCGCCAGGTGGTGTCCCTGCAGCGTTTGTACAGGGAAATTGAATCCTGCAAACCTGATCTGATATATTATCCCCAGCATATCTGGGTGCCGGGTTTAGCACGCTTGCTGCGCCAGCATCTGTCGGTCATGGAGGTCAATGTAATTGATACCGAAGAGGTGAAATTCACACCTCTGATACGTAGATGGATTTACCGGGCGGGTCGGAAAAGCCTGATTCGGTCGGTGGATGGACTGGTATGTGTAACACCTGAAATTGAGGCTAAATTCAGGAAATATGGCAAGTCCAGTTGTGTCATCAGCAATGGCATTGATTTGACTCGCATCCCTCTGAAAAGGCCTGATGCTACCAGAAGAGCCCATTTGATTTTTGTTGGATCGGCAGATATTCCCTCCCAGGGCATTGATCTGGTCATCAAATTAGCCCAAAGACTTCCACAATATGTGTTTCATATCGTCTGTCCCGATTTGCCGGCTGGGAAACAACAGAACATCATTTCCCATGGAGCACTGCACGATACCCAGTTGATCACTTTATATCCGCAAATAGATATTGGCATTGGTACCCTTGCACTGTTTCGCAAACACATGCGGCAGGCCTGTCCGCTGAAGGTAAGGGAATATATCGCTGCAGGTTTGCCGCTGATGCTGGCTTATGAAGATTGTGATTTACCGGCCGACCCACATATCCTCCGATTGCCCGATAAACCCGCCGACCTGGATGACAGATGGATTTCGCAGATTGAAAGCTTTGTTGAAGAAAACCGGATGAAACGCCTTCCCGAATCTATTCGCCTGCGTGTGGCTTTGGAAGGAAAAGAAATGCTGCGATTATCGTTTTTTAAGGGATTGATAGAAGCGCATTGTGCCCATCGCCGGCACGAGATCATTCCGCATGCTTTACCTCAGATTGCAGCTGATGCAGCCACAGTTGAAGCCATTGGGCCCAGCTCAGCTCAAACGCCGATGGCTGTTTGAGGTTTTCTGTCGGTTCTGCAAACGGAAAATTCCCTCGAATCATGTTTTCCATGGCTTTTGCCCAGGCCTCCACATCCACAGGAGGCAGCCAGCATACCTTTCGATAATCGGATAACGTTTCGCGGGCATAAGGTAAATCGGCTGCCAGAATGGGCAATCCATGCGCCGCCGCCTCACTCAGGGGCAAACCCCAGGTCTCGCATAGTGAAGGGAAGACTAAGGCATCTGCCCGATGGTACCATACCTCCAGTGCATGGGTTTGCAGGTAGCCCGTGAAACGAATGGGTAAATCCGCAGGAAACCCTTGCCTTAATTTCCGGATATAGGCATTCTGGTTTTCGTCGTACGTACACACGATTTCAAAATTTCGAATACCCTGCTGCACCAGCCTGCTGGCGGCTGCCAACAATACCAAATGATTTTTATACACATACGGGTAAGCAGGAAAGAAAAACCGAAAAACTGCTGGTTGAGGGTGCGTTTCTTTTTTATCAGTTTCTGTAAACAATGGTTTTACCAGTGGAATCACCCACACCCGATGCGGATTGAGTGCATACCGGCGCAGCAATTGTTCCCTGAGCTGATGCTGTTGCACAAAGACCCAATCATTGGACCGGATATTCCGCAGATAGACAAGCTGGTAGAGCCATTTCAACATCAGTAAGCCGGGCTGTTTCAGCCACATGCGCCAGGGCAGCCGGGCAAATACAAGCGGATGATGAAAATATACCGCACGGAATCGGCTGCAAACCGGCGGCGTGCTGTCCTGCAAAGAAAGCCAGAGCACGGGTTTCCACCGCCGCGCCAGGCGAGGAAAAAGCCAGTATTCATAATA
It includes:
- the rpsO gene encoding 30S ribosomal protein S15, whose amino-acid sequence is MSSYFTKEKKAELIKEFGGHEKNTGDVCAQVALLTYRIDHISEHLKQHKKDFSTTRGLMKLVGQRKRLLTYLSRTNLEAYRSLIDRLGLRK
- a CDS encoding glycosyltransferase; translated protein: MHILYLVTLDNEHDAGKIYKIRDRVNYWRSVGHTVRVWILSRDHEYAIRGLSELEGVKVFNAMPFHLPLASKLKWIKKAERYLRQVVSLQRLYREIESCKPDLIYYPQHIWVPGLARLLRQHLSVMEVNVIDTEEVKFTPLIRRWIYRAGRKSLIRSVDGLVCVTPEIEAKFRKYGKSSCVISNGIDLTRIPLKRPDATRRAHLIFVGSADIPSQGIDLVIKLAQRLPQYVFHIVCPDLPAGKQQNIISHGALHDTQLITLYPQIDIGIGTLALFRKHMRQACPLKVREYIAAGLPLMLAYEDCDLPADPHILRLPDKPADLDDRWISQIESFVEENRMKRLPESIRLRVALEGKEMLRLSFFKGLIEAHCAHRRHEIIPHALPQIAADAATVEAIGPSSAQTPMAV
- a CDS encoding glycosyltransferase, which encodes MQPLIVVSAERFFRGGTVKAVRLCLQELAIAAAGSCRIRALVYRQDDYPALPGVEYLSFPRARTGWWRRLYYEYWLFPRLARRWKPVLWLSLQDSTPPVCSRFRAVYFHHPLVFARLPWRMWLKQPGLLMLKWLYQLVYLRNIRSNDWVFVQQHQLREQLLRRYALNPHRVWVIPLVKPLFTETDKKETHPQPAVFRFFFPAYPYVYKNHLVLLAAASRLVQQGIRNFEIVCTYDENQNAYIRKLRQGFPADLPIRFTGYLQTHALEVWYHRADALVFPSLCETWGLPLSEAAAHGLPILAADLPYARETLSDYRKVCWLPPVDVEAWAKAMENMIRGNFPFAEPTENLKQPSAFELSWAQWLQLWLHQLQSEVKHAE